The genomic stretch ACTTTGGGGGGAGGAGTAGGTATAGACTTTAGGGGGGGAGGAGTAGGTATAGACTTTAGTGGGGAGGAGTAGGTATAGACTTTAGGGGGGAGGAGTAGGTATAGTGGGGAGGAGTAGGTACAGACTTTAGGGGGGAGGAGTAGGTATAGACTTTAGGGGGGGGAGTAGAGTAGGTATAGACTTTAGTGGGGAGGGTAGGTATAGACTTTAGTGGGGAGGAGTAGGTATAGACTTTAGTGGGGAGGAGTAGGTATAGACTTTAGGGGGGAGGAGTAGGTATAGTGGGGAGGAGTAGGTACAGACTTTAGGGGGAGGAGTAGGTATAGACTTTAGTGGGGAGGAGTAGGTATAGACTTTAGTGGGGAGGAGTAGGTATAGACTTTAGCGGGGAGGAGTAGGTATAGACTTTAGGGGGAGGAGTAGGTATAGACTTTAGGGGGGAGGAGTAGGTATAGACTTTAGGGGGAGGAGTAGGTATAGACTTTAGGGGGGAGGAGTAGGTATAGTGGGGAGGAGTAGGTATAGACTTTAGGGGGGAGGAGTAGGTATAGACTTTAGTGGGGAGGAGTAGGTATAGACTTTAGTGGGGAGGAGTAGGTATAGACTTTAGGAGGAGTAGGTATAGACTTTAGGGGGAGGAGTAGGTATAGACTTTAGGGGGGAGTAGGTATAGACTTTAGTGGGGAGGAGTAGGTATAGACTTTAGGGGGGAGGAGTAGGTATAGACTTTAGGGGGGAGGAGTAGGTATAGACTTTAGGGGGGAGGAGTAGGTATAGACTTTAGTGGGGAGGAGTAGGTATAGACTTTAGGGGGGAGGAGTAGGTATAGACTTTAGGGGGGAGGAGTAGGTATAGACTTTAGTGGGGAGGAGTAGGTATAGACTTTAGTGGGGAGGAGTAGGTATAGACTTTAGCGGGGAGGAGTAGGTATAGACTTTAGGGGGGAGGAGTAGGTATAGACTTTAGGGGGGAGGTGTAGGTATAGACTTTAGGGGGGAGGAGTAGGTATAGACTTTAGGGGGGAGGAGTAGGTATAGACTTTAGGGGGGAGGGTAGGTATAGACTTTAGGGGGGGTAGGTATAGACTTTAGGGGGGAGGAGTAGGTATAGTGGGGAGGAGTAAGTATAGACTTTAGTGGGGAGGAGTAGGTATAGACTTTAGTGGGGAGGAGTAGGTATAGACTTTAGGGGGGGAGGAGTAGGTATAGACTTTAGGGGGGAGGAGTAGGTATAGACTTTAGGGGGAGGAGTAGGTATAGACTTTAGTGGGGGAGGAGTAGGTATAGACTTTAGTGGGGGAGGTATAGGTATAGACTTTAGTGGGGGAGGAGACTGAGAGTGGGGAGGAGTAGGTACAGACTTTAGGGGGGGGTAGGTATAGGTAGATCCTTATAGGGGGGGAGTAGGTATAGACTTTAGTGGGAGGAGTAGGTATAGACTTTAGTGGGGAGGAGTAGGTATAGACTTTAGTGGGGAGGAGTAGGTATAGACTTTAGGGGGGGAGGAGTAGGTATAGTGGGGAGGAGTAGGTACAGACTTTAGGGGGGAGGAGTAGGTATAGACTTTAGTGGGGAGGAGTAGGTATAGACTTTAGTGGGGAGGAGTAGGTATAGACTTTAGCGGGAGGAGTAGGTATAGACTTTAGGGGGGAGGAGTAGGTATAGACTTTAGGGGGGAGGAGTAGGTATAGACTTTAGGGGGAGGAGTAGGTATAGACTTTAGGGGGGAGGAGTAGGTATAGTGGGGAGGTGGTAGGTATAGACTTTAGGGGGGGAGAGTAGGTAGACTTTAGTGGGGAGGAGTAGTATAGACTTTAGTGGGGGAGTAGGTATAGACTTAGGGGGAGGAGTAGGTATAGACTTTAGGGGGAGGAGTAGGTATAGACTTTAGGGGGAGTAGGTATAGACTTTAGTGGGGAGGAGTAGGTATAGACTTTAGGGGGGAGGAGTAGGTATAGACTTTAGGGGGGAGGAGTAGGTATAGACTTTAGGGGGGAGGAGTAGGTATAGACTTTAGTGGGGAGGAGTAGGTATAGACTTTAGGGGGGAGTAGGTATAGACTTTAGGGGGAGTAGTTAGACTTAGTAGAGTGGGAGTAGGTATAGACTTTAGTGGGGAGGAGTAGGTATAGACTTAGTGGGAGGAGTAGGTATAGACTTTAGCGGGGAGGAGTAGGTATAGACTTTAGGGGGGAGTAGGTATAGACTTTAGGGGGGAGGAGTAGGTATAGACTTTAGGGGGGAGGAGTAGGTATAGACTTTAGGGGGGAGGAGTAGGTATAGTGGGGAGGAGTAGGTATAGACTTTAGGGGGGGGTAGTAGGTATAGACTTTAGCGGGGAGGAGTAGGTACAGACTTTAGGGGGGGAGGAGTAGGTATAGACTTTAGCAGGGAGGAGTAGGTATAGACTTTAGGGGGGGAGGAGTAGGTATAGACTTTAGCAGGGAGGAGTAGGTATAGACTTTATAGATTATGAACTTCACTCAtctcaaaatatatttgaatgtATAGATCGAATGAAGTCTTCTCTGAGTTGGGGTTAGACAGGATATTGTATGTGTTCGTCTGCCTCGGTGCATGATGGGTGCAATCATTTTTACATCTGGGCTCCCaagtggagcagcagtctaaggcactgcatctcagtgcaagaggtgtcactgcagtccctggttcgattccaggctgtatcacatccgtccgtgattgggagtcccatagggtggtgtacaattggcccagcatcaaaAGGGTTTGgctagggtaggccgtcattgtaaataagaattggttcttaacggacttgcctggTTAATTAAAATGTTAGTTCGCCCAGTGCTACAGGTGGGAAGAAATTTCACTttaggaccaatggaatggtctaaagTATGCAAACTCCACCCACCCAGTGTACCAGACTACATTTtgatcatttagcagatgctcttatccagagcaacttaatcAGCGCATTCAACTTAGGTAGTTAAGTCAACcaccaacctggactcaggggtagacgtaacatagtaaaggtAAATCCTGGACATTCCAATTAGTATGATGTTaagtttcatatggtatgtattaatttgtggatgtccatcatccatgtCATACAATATGTTAGGAATTGCAATTCATACTTACGCTTCTGCTAAACGTATTATAGGTTAGGAATTCagatttgttgtggctaacgctgacgttagctaggtggctaacgctaacaTTAGCTAAGTGGCTAATGTTTgttaggctaggggttaaggttaaagtAGTTGCAAATGAGCTAAAATGCTAGTTGTCTGATGAGATTCGAAAGCACAagctttgggttgctagacgtaaACGTTGCACGCCTACCCATCCACCATGACCAACCACCCAACTTTAGTTTTTACCTTAAGTAACCATTCCAAATGTAATAAATAGTAATTTGAGAGTACCAAATTGATGTTTACtttgttacgtctagtctatgaaaCCAGGCTGCAGCCACATTACAGTCATTGAAAGTAAAACTTTCCTCAATAAAGCAGCTATCTGCAAAACCATAGTAAGAAAATTGAAGTGGGAGTGTTCGTGTAACTGCATGTACAACAGTTAGGTGTTCGTTTTGATTCACCCAATGATATGGAATAACCCTACATCCTAGTCTAAAACAATGATATGGAATAACCCTACATCCTAGTCTAAAACAATGATATGGAATAACCCTACATTGAGGATCCTAGTCTAAAACAATCATCATTACATATTAGACACAATAACACAAGGTCTAATGATCCATTTCTCACCTGTGTGTGCAGCTCTGCTCTCCGTTCCTCAGATTAAGTGAGGGGTTGTGGCTCAACATATTTGCCGACTCCACACGCCTCCTACCTAGAATGAACCCGTCTGATCGGATTGCATAATGTTAACTTCCTAGTACAAAACGTGACAAACTGTACAATTATGAATCACCCACTCAGGTGACTTGGGGAGATGGACATACCTCAAATTAGTTGTTGTTGGTAAGCCCTTCTCGTGGACCTGCGTCATCACCCACATCTACAACTAACTGTCCTCTACCACACTAACTTAGAAAAAGGCACAACACAGTCACTCCCAAATATATCATTATTTAATGAATAAAAACACCTTTCTCTGCTTTGCTGAGGTCTTCAATGTGTCACCTATCCAAATGTAGAAAGACTAGACACTGGTAacatctcttcccttctctctgggaCCTTGAGAACAACAAAACACCATCTCCGTTCCAAATGAAACCctaattccctacatagtgcactacttttggcaaaGAACCTATATGATAGCCCTATGTGACCCTGGCCCAAACtagtgcacaatgtagggaatagggtgccattccagATTTGAAGACACTGGTAAAGCCGTGATGAATATCCCTACAGCATGTTGATGTGTTCTAGCGGAAGCTAGAAGGGTAAAACCTGGAGTTCTTTACCATGAGCCATGGAGGCTTCTAGAAATGACTTGGCTCCCTCTGCAGGTTTGTAATGGGAACTACACAAAGAGCTGCAtcaagagagagacacagaccaacCCAACAGTATGGGAGGTCACATAGGGCTGAAGCTGTAACAAACTGTCACCAGGTGTATTTAAGACATTCCATCAGTCAACATCATCATCTTTTAATGTTTATTCAAGTTCACTCAATTTTAGTCGCAGTGACACAGTCACAtcatttatttttcttcttcttagTTTTGGGCGTTTCAGGATCTCCATGGAGAAAGGACGTGATATCGTCACCCCGTTTCCTCTTCCTGTTTGGCTTGTCACTAAGGTAACCGCTGGAGTCGCTCCCCTGCACCTCCACAGGACCTCTCCCACCcacttctctctcctcatcctcttcgTTCTGTCgtttctccttcctcttcctcttttcctCAGAGTGGCCGTTAGTGCTGCTGTCCTCCGCTGTTCCGTTCACAGCGTCTCCGGGGGCTGGTACTGAAACCACctcctctctgtgtttctcctttttcttcttcttcttcttgggtttgacggtGGCGTCGGGCGAATCCTGGTTGGGTTCTAGAACAGGTTCTGTGTCTGGTTCCTCCAGCTGTTCTGTGGGGTCATTAGGATCAGAACTCTCTCCAGCTGCCATCAGCTCCTGAACCCTGAgagaacacaaaacacacaactgTTTAGCCTCAGATAACACAGCTCTAACATATCCTCATACAGCTTGCCCCCCTGCCGCGCGAGGCCCATACAGCTTGCCCCCCTGCCGCGCGAGGCCCATACAGCTTGCCCCCCTGCCGCGCGAGGCCCATACAGCTTGCCCCCCTGCCGCGCGAGGCCCATACAGCTTGCCCCCCTGCCGTGCGAGGCCCATACAGCTTGCCCCCCATGCCGTGCGAGGCACAGAATCACTGACCTTGATCACTCGATCCAGCAACTGGGATGCaaagtgatttgtagatcagtgattctgcACAGTCCGACTGCAATGTAATCCATCTCAGACACACTGTAACCTACCGTGTCCTGCCAAGTCTTCCTCTGATCAGCAGTACTCCGACTGTGTCTGCGTCTAGCTGACAGACCTCAAACTCCAGCTCCGCCCCTATACTGGGTCCTGCCTCCTTCCAGGTCTCCATGGTGACGTGGGCTGGCTTCGGAATGCTGGCGTTGAAACAGCCATGGACCAGACAGCCCACGTGACTCACACCAAGCTTATTAACTGTACCCTGGAGAAGGGGGGTACAGTTAGATTACCATGGTAACTAGCTACAACACATCAACACTGTGCAGTTGTCTGTAAGAATCACATCGGTTCTGTATGGGTTAGTCACAAACAGTTAACATAGCTTGCCTCTCACCAGTAGTTTCTGTCCTCTCTGGGGTTGGAAGATGACAAAGTTGGCTTGTATGTCGAGGTGAATGTATCCGTTATCGTCGTAGATGTCTCCATGCTGTCCCAGCAAACTGACCTCATCATAGGCAAGAGGCACACCTTTCAGACTGCACAGGGAACACAGGTCgacagggtcatattcattaatGCACACCacagcaaaacgttttgcaacaggaAACTTAAAACATTTCAAGGTAGGTCCCTCCCGTTCCAGACAGTTTCCTTCTGTTTGGTTCCTAGAGAATACGACCCGGGAGTGTTATCGTCAGCAGAGAACACGCCAGATACACAGATGACTATGTGCAGGCCAGAAGATCAATGTAAACATATTTCAGGTGGTTCCTGGGATGTTTAATACAAGTTCAGAGCATTGTAAAGATCTGATATTCTGCACAAGCCTGCACGCTATAGAGGGCTGGCAGTTGACCTAACGACACCTCCTGGCggccatgttggaagaccaccACATGAATTATTCTGACAACAGCCGAGTGGCTACCCCCAACTGCATGATAACAGTGCCTAAAACTACTTGATTCAGTATTTGGCTGCTCTAACAAGGCAGGAAAGAAAacagttaaaaaatgtaaaaattaatTACAGATTCCCACAATCATAAAACACTGTCGGTGACACCAAGACTCAAGAACTGTCAGAAAAGCAAAGAAAACTTTTTACCCGTCAAGACCTGAACCCAGACAGCTGTCAGTAACTGGTCTGCTACGATCATTTAATCACTGGTAAATCACGTCTGATCGATTTCGAGTTTAGTTTAGCTGTTGTGCTAACAACAAcactaaattagctagctagatagcttgtAGTCCAGCAAATAGCATGTGTCGTGTGAGTTTAATATTTTTGGGGAAGCTATTTTTCACCataacaaaagattgcatgcctCTATCATCATAAGACtactattcctaa from Salmo trutta unplaced genomic scaffold, fSalTru1.1, whole genome shotgun sequence encodes the following:
- the polr1f gene encoding DNA-directed RNA polymerase I subunit RPA43; this encodes MANLEQIEDDSKHAKMSTEVSILTNPTANGPYAAGGGDPGAFPSLIPSFADACKLVSTPYSCLVMDTHRRHIALSPMYLKKKRTGIQEELNTELLRYSESLKGVPLAYDEVSLLGQHGDIYDDNGYIHLDIQANFVIFQPQRGQKLLGTVNKLGVSHVGCLVHGCFNASIPKPAHVTMETWKEAGPSIGAELEFEVCQLDADTVGVLLIRGRLGRTRVQELMAAGESSDPNDPTEQLEEPDTEPVLEPNQDSPDATVKPKKKKKKKEKHREEVVSVPAPGDAVNGTAEDSSTNGHSEEKRKRKEKRQNEEDEEREVGGRGPVEVQGSDSSGYLSDKPNRKRKRGDDITSFLHGDPETPKTKKKKNK